From the genome of Leucoraja erinacea ecotype New England chromosome 24, Leri_hhj_1, whole genome shotgun sequence:
CAATAAAATTAATCaagtttaattaattttgtaggtTTAGTGCTTTAGCAGTTTTTTTTTCTTGGCACCATTGAGTGAATTATTGTGTAAACAATCTGCTTTTGCATGAGAATTTGTCGCACACCTACAAACAACAGCACAAGGGAAGCTTGGTGAATATTTTGGTTAAAAATGAAACACTAAACATTTAAGTGCCATTTTTTGATAAGTTCTGTATTAAAACTGTGTAGTGTTAATCAATTTATTTTGTACAAATCAAGAAAGAACATCATTTAACATAATAAAATATGTATCTTTAACCAATAATAGACTGCTGTGATTTGATTATCCTTTTGTTTAGCGATATTATGTATTTGATGACTGTAGGTTATCTTTTGTTCTCATGTCTGTTGTATAAATTTTCGAACTAATGTATCATAAATACTTTATTTGATTATTCGGTTTTAACCAGACTTCTTGTGGTGTTTTACAGTATATTCTTTCGATGGGCTCCTGGTCTTTGGCTTGCTTTTTATATGCACTTGTGCATACTTAAAAAAAGTTCCACGGCTGAATAAATGGTTACTTTCTGAAAAGAAAGGGGTATGGGGTGTATTTTACAAAGGTAAACCTATTTGTGTACTAGATTTGATGAACTAAATCATACAC
Proteins encoded in this window:
- the tmem167b gene encoding protein kish-B, whose product is MTNVYSFDGLLVFGLLFICTCAYLKKVPRLNKWLLSEKKGVWGVFYKAAVIGTRLHVPVALSCLVTGVYVLFIK